One window of Treponema denticola genomic DNA carries:
- the pnp gene encoding polyribonucleotide nucleotidyltransferase, producing MRKRVTYKIGEHDLILETGYLAKQANGSIYAEYAGSAILATICASGQAQEGLDYVPLTVDYNEKYYAAGKIPGGFIKREGRPKDKEILVSRLIDRPMRPLFNKEFGREIQLVPTCISTDMINPPDILAVIASSAAVHISDIPFDGPVAAARVAYKNGEYIINPTFSQIETADMEIVVAGTKEGITMVEGGANEVSEEVMLTALEKAHEMIKALCKMQEDLRELAGKEKLPLVPLEAELENKQAIYDEAFPRLSKTLYLSTKMERREESDKVKKELAEKYAEQLEDEIQLKLFNALFEEMEYNILRTNILDKGLRVDGRGTKDIRPITCEIGVLPRPHGSAVFTRGETQSLGVVTIGTVFDEQIYDDIEGDRRENFILHYNFPPFSVGEVGRLGTGRREIGHGNLAHRSLYPMVPEREKFPYTVRVVSEVLESNGSSSMATVCSGTLSMLHAGVPMKKPVAGIAMGLITEGNDRYAILSDILGEEDHLGDMDFKVAGTADGITGFQMDIKIAGVSPEIMKNALAQAKEGRMHILGIMNQCISAPNAELSQYAPRVEMMTIPEDKIGALIGPGGKNVKAISDKYNVTINTENDGTVTIYGKDGTSDLKGAKSIVKGITSDPEVGMIYDGTVKKIMDFGAFVEILPGKEGLCHISKLSRSRVEKVSDVLKEGQEIPVKLLEIDKLGRLNLSYVDALEERSK from the coding sequence ATGAGAAAAAGAGTAACTTATAAAATCGGCGAACATGATTTAATTTTAGAAACCGGTTATTTGGCAAAACAGGCCAACGGTTCTATTTATGCGGAATATGCCGGTTCCGCAATTTTAGCTACAATCTGTGCCTCGGGACAGGCTCAGGAAGGTTTAGACTATGTCCCCCTAACGGTTGATTATAACGAAAAATATTATGCAGCCGGAAAAATCCCCGGAGGCTTTATAAAAAGAGAGGGTAGACCAAAGGATAAGGAAATCCTTGTTTCCCGTCTTATAGATAGGCCTATGCGCCCCTTGTTTAACAAAGAATTCGGACGGGAAATTCAGCTTGTTCCTACATGTATTTCAACGGATATGATAAACCCGCCCGACATCCTTGCAGTTATCGCGAGCTCTGCAGCCGTTCATATTTCGGATATACCCTTTGACGGCCCCGTTGCAGCGGCCCGTGTTGCCTATAAAAACGGCGAATACATTATAAACCCGACCTTTAGTCAAATTGAAACGGCCGATATGGAAATCGTAGTTGCCGGAACAAAAGAGGGCATTACGATGGTCGAAGGCGGTGCTAACGAGGTTTCCGAAGAGGTAATGCTCACAGCCTTGGAAAAAGCCCATGAAATGATCAAGGCTCTTTGCAAGATGCAGGAAGATTTACGCGAACTTGCCGGAAAAGAAAAACTTCCCCTCGTTCCCCTTGAAGCCGAGCTTGAAAATAAGCAGGCAATTTATGACGAAGCCTTCCCTCGTTTAAGCAAAACCCTCTATCTTTCAACAAAGATGGAACGCCGCGAAGAATCGGACAAGGTAAAAAAAGAATTGGCCGAAAAATATGCCGAACAGCTTGAAGACGAAATTCAGCTTAAACTTTTTAATGCCCTCTTTGAAGAGATGGAGTATAATATTTTAAGAACCAATATCTTGGACAAGGGCTTGAGGGTTGACGGAAGAGGCACTAAGGACATTCGTCCCATTACCTGCGAAATCGGAGTTCTTCCCCGTCCCCACGGTTCGGCAGTCTTCACACGAGGCGAGACCCAGTCCTTGGGTGTTGTAACTATAGGAACGGTCTTTGACGAACAAATATATGATGACATCGAAGGCGACAGAAGAGAAAACTTTATTCTTCACTATAACTTTCCGCCCTTCTCGGTAGGAGAGGTCGGAAGGCTCGGAACGGGCCGAAGAGAAATCGGGCACGGAAACCTTGCACACCGCTCCCTTTATCCGATGGTTCCCGAAAGGGAAAAATTCCCCTATACTGTACGTGTTGTTTCGGAGGTTTTGGAATCAAACGGTTCTTCTTCGATGGCTACCGTATGTTCGGGAACCCTTTCCATGCTCCACGCAGGCGTTCCCATGAAAAAGCCGGTTGCAGGTATTGCCATGGGGCTTATCACCGAAGGAAATGACCGCTATGCCATTCTTTCCGACATTCTTGGAGAAGAAGATCACTTAGGCGATATGGACTTTAAGGTTGCAGGTACGGCCGACGGAATTACGGGTTTCCAGATGGACATAAAGATTGCAGGTGTTTCGCCTGAAATTATGAAAAATGCCCTTGCACAGGCCAAAGAAGGAAGAATGCACATCCTCGGCATAATGAATCAGTGTATTTCCGCTCCCAATGCGGAACTTTCCCAATATGCTCCAAGGGTTGAGATGATGACAATACCCGAAGACAAGATAGGTGCTCTAATCGGCCCCGGCGGAAAGAATGTAAAAGCTATTTCGGATAAGTATAATGTAACAATCAATACCGAAAATGACGGTACTGTAACCATTTACGGCAAGGACGGAACTTCGGATCTTAAAGGCGCAAAGAGTATTGTTAAGGGAATCACAAGCGATCCCGAAGTCGGAATGATCTATGACGGAACCGTAAAAAAGATTATGGACTTCGGTGCCTTTGTCGAAATCCTTCCCGGAAAAGAAGGCCTTTGCCATATTTCAAAACTTTCACGCTCCAGAGTCGAAAAGGTTTCGGATGTGCTTAAAGAAGGACAGGAAATACCCGTTAAACTTTTGGAAATCGATAAGCTAGGAAGGCTCAACCTTTCTTATGTCGATGCTCTTGAAGAGCGTTCCAAATAA
- a CDS encoding FAD synthetase family protein, whose product MDDFKVISWEALVEAAQSVLTGSDFFPEGKETAISVGGFDGPHKGHDKLLRQVLNYAAENALVPGLVTFFRSPAAVKNKAYSGDVSSLRLRLKKFQELGFHFIVLIDFSASFAKIEGTAFFDILIKTIRMKYLAVGSDFLCGYRRGLGVDDLKEIAPQKGFCFDSIDPVNRGSLKISSSAIREAVSLGDFSLAKELLGYPFLFDFVSLPWEVKDKNSIFAPKAYISQILPQSGKYRVLVQKTDRQEQEAHCLINDEGLLLCFPEKDSKGFELKDLNNFDTIEFICKE is encoded by the coding sequence ATGGATGATTTTAAGGTAATTTCGTGGGAGGCTCTGGTTGAAGCAGCTCAGTCTGTTTTGACGGGTTCGGATTTTTTCCCCGAAGGAAAAGAAACAGCGATTAGTGTGGGCGGTTTTGACGGCCCCCATAAAGGCCATGATAAGCTTTTACGGCAGGTTTTAAACTATGCAGCCGAAAATGCCCTTGTTCCGGGGCTTGTTACTTTTTTCCGCTCGCCGGCAGCAGTAAAAAATAAGGCTTATTCGGGCGATGTTTCATCGCTCAGGCTAAGATTAAAAAAGTTTCAGGAATTAGGTTTTCATTTCATTGTACTTATTGACTTTTCCGCAAGTTTTGCTAAAATAGAGGGAACTGCGTTCTTTGATATTCTTATAAAGACTATCCGTATGAAGTATTTGGCTGTAGGCAGCGATTTTTTATGCGGATATCGCCGAGGATTGGGGGTTGACGATTTAAAAGAAATCGCCCCTCAGAAAGGCTTTTGCTTTGATTCCATCGATCCCGTAAATCGAGGCTCCCTTAAGATTAGCTCCAGTGCTATCAGGGAAGCTGTAAGTTTAGGGGATTTTTCCCTTGCAAAAGAACTTTTGGGTTATCCTTTTTTATTTGATTTCGTAAGTTTGCCGTGGGAGGTAAAGGACAAAAACAGCATTTTTGCTCCCAAAGCATATATATCGCAGATTCTTCCGCAAAGCGGGAAGTATAGGGTCTTGGTTCAAAAAACAGACAGACAAGAACAAGAAGCTCATTGCCTTATAAATGACGAGGGGCTGCTCTTGTGTTTTCCTGAAAAGGATTCAAAAGGTTTTGAGCTAAAAGACCTTAATAATTTTGACACTATAGAATTTATTTGTAAGGAGTAA
- the rpsO gene encoding 30S ribosomal protein S15 has translation MAVTKEQKASIVKKFGASEKDTGDVKVQIALLTEKINQLTNHCKDHPKDAGSRRGLISMVGHRRSLLKYYRRTDIEGYRTILKELNLRK, from the coding sequence ATGGCAGTTACTAAAGAACAAAAAGCATCGATTGTAAAAAAATTCGGTGCAAGCGAAAAAGACACAGGCGATGTAAAGGTGCAGATTGCCTTATTGACCGAAAAAATTAACCAGTTGACAAACCACTGCAAGGATCATCCTAAAGATGCAGGCAGCCGACGAGGTTTGATCAGCATGGTAGGTCATAGACGCAGTTTGCTTAAATACTACCGCAGAACAGACATTGAAGGTTATAGAACTATTCTTAAAGAACTTAACCTTAGAAAGTAG
- the dut gene encoding dUTP diphosphatase → MEVFTKLKEGALLPEYKTSGSAGADLRALIEEPIILKPMQRCLIPTGLSVELPKGIELQVRPRSGLALKHGITVLNTPGTVDSDYRGELAVLLINLGNEDFKIENGDRIAQAVIAQAIQADFVQKDELSNTERGAGGYGSTGIA, encoded by the coding sequence ATGGAAGTTTTTACAAAATTAAAAGAAGGTGCCCTTTTACCGGAATACAAAACGAGCGGATCTGCCGGAGCGGATTTGCGGGCCCTTATTGAAGAACCCATTATCTTAAAACCCATGCAAAGATGCTTAATTCCTACAGGCCTTTCAGTCGAATTACCTAAGGGAATTGAGCTTCAAGTGCGTCCCCGATCGGGGCTTGCCCTAAAACACGGCATTACCGTTTTAAACACTCCCGGCACTGTAGATTCGGACTACCGCGGAGAGCTCGCCGTTCTTTTAATAAATCTCGGAAATGAAGACTTTAAAATAGAAAACGGAGACCGTATCGCCCAAGCCGTTATTGCCCAAGCTATTCAGGCTGATTTTGTTCAAAAGGATGAGCTATCCAATACCGAACGCGGAGCAGGGGGCTACGGTTCTACAGGAATAGCATGA